The sequence below is a genomic window from Aerosakkonema funiforme FACHB-1375.
CTCTATCCGAACAGTTGAGCGCTCGTCCGGAAACGCCTGCACCGCCGCAGGTGGGAGAAGAAAGCGCGATCGCAAAGCGGCTAGAAGAAGATATTACTAATTTGCGCTTGCAATTGGAGAATTTAACTCGACAATTTAGAAGTCGCCCGGAATTAGAAGCTCTGCCACAAATGCGGCAGGAAATCGATCGCACAAGCGAACAATTACATCAAATAACACAAAATCATCTCGCTTCTTTAAGCGAACAAGTGGAAATTTTAACTCAACAGTTGAGCGCAGGACCGGAGGTAGAAGGTCTACCACAAATTCAGCAGGAAATCAGTAGCGCCAGCGCTCAAATGCGTAAAATGGAAGCAGAAATTGTTTTCTTGAGTCGTCAGTTCGAGAATATAACTCAAAATCTCAATAGCACAGAAGATACAAAGATAGAAGCACTGCCGCAGATGCAGGCAGAAATAAGAACGGCAAGCGATCGAGTGCGTCAAATGGAAGGAGAAATAGTTTCTTTCCGCACTCAGTTGGAAAATCTGATTGAAAACTTTAACAGCAGAAGGGAAATAGAAGTACTGCCGCAGATGCAGGCGGACATGAGAACGGCAAGCGATCGAGTCAGTGCAATGCAAGCAGAAATAGCTGCCTTCCGCACTCAGTTAGAAAATTTAGTTGAAAACTTTAACAGCAGCAGGGAAATAGAAATACTGCCGCAGATGTCGGCGGATACTAACAGCGCCAGCGATCGAGTCAGTGCAATGCAAGCAGAAATAGCTGCTTTCCGCACTCAGTTAGAAAATTTAATTGAAAACTTTAACAGCAGAGGGGAAATAGAAGTACTGGCGCAGCCGGAACAGGAAACTAGCACTGAGATCGAACGATTGAATCAAGTAGAAACAGAACTGGCAAATTGGCGGTCTCAATTGGAGAATTTAGTTCAACAGTTCAACTCAAGACCAGAAGCGGAATTACTGCCACAGGTGCAGCAGGGAATGAGCAGCACGATCGCCCATTTTCGTCAAATCCAAGTAGAAATCCTGTCTGTGCGCCGTCAGTTTGATGCGCTGACTCGAAATTTCAATTCTCGCCCGGAAATAGAAGCGCTTCCCCAGGTGCGAGAAGAAACAAATAATGCGATCGCTCAGTTAGTTAAAATGCAAGCGGAAATAACAAATTTCCGGGCTCAACTTGATGCTCTAAATCAGAAATTTAGCGATAGAACGGAAATAACTGCGCTGACTCAAGTGCAACAAGAAACTCGGAGAGCAATAGAGCAATTAAATCGACAATTACAGGGAGAAATAAGTAATCTGCGGGTGCAAATCGATGACATATCCGAACAGTTAGCTGCTAGACCGGAAGTGGCGGTAATAGCAGAAATGCAACAGGAAAGTAGCAGTGCGATCGCACTATTAAACCAACAATTGCAAGGAGAAATTGGAAATCTGCGCTCGCAAATAGATGACTTGACCGACCAATTAAGCAACAAATCAGAAGAAGTCGAGGTAGTAGAAGTAAGACAAGAAAGCAAAAGCGCGATCGCACTGCTAAACCAACAATTGCAAGGAGAAATTGGAAATCTGCGCTCGCAAATAGATGACTTGACCGACCAATTAAGCAACAAATCGGAAGAAGTCGAGGTAGCAGAAATAAGACAGGAAAGTCAAAGCGCGATCGCCCTTTTAAACGAACAACTGCAAGGAGAAATAGGTAATCTGCGCTTTCAGATAGATGATTTGGTCGAACAAGTGAGCGATAAATCGGAAGCAGCAGCGCTAGCAGAAATACAACAAAATACCAACAGCGCAATTGACCAGCTAAATCAACAATTGCAAGGGGAAATTATTAATTTGCGTTCCGGTCTGAATGATCTAAACCAACAGTTTAGTTCCAGACCGGAAGTGGAAGCGATCGCAAATTTATCGGAAGCACTCGCCGCAATACAGCCTCCCCAAATTGAAGATTGGCCTCACATCAAAATCAAGGTAATTGGTGTGGGTGGAGCGGGCGAAAAAGCGATCAACCGCGCAATGGCTAGCCGCCTCATAGGTGTTGAATTTTTGTGTATAAACACTGATGCTCAGGAATTAGCGCAATCATTTGCCCCCAACATTTTGCAAATCGGACAAAATTTGACACAAGGAATGAGTGCTGGTGCCGATCCAACTACTGGGGAACAAGCCGCAAAAGAATCGCGTCAGGAGATAGCAGCTGCGATCGAGCAATCCGATATAGTATTTATTGTGGCTGGAATGGGAGGCGGTACGGGCACAGGCGCTGCACCAATTATAGCAGAAATTGCTAAAGAAAAAGGTGCTTTAACAGTAGGAATTGTCACGCTTCCTTTCGTTCATGAAGGGCGACGCCGCATCGAAAAAGCAAATGAAGGCATTGCAGATTTGCAGAACAAAGCGGACGTTTTGATTGCGATTACCATCGATAAAGTTTTAACGACGATCTCAGAATGGACGCCGATAAAAGAAGCGTTTCGAGTTGTGGATGATTTGTTGTGTCAGGCGGTGGAAGCAATTTCCGATATTATCAATGTACCGGGTTTAGTGAATGTGGATTTTGGCAATTTGCGAAAGGCGATCGCATCTTCTGGAATAGCACAAATAGGAATTGGGCAAGGTTCCGGAAAATCGAGAGCAAAATCGGCAGCTATGGCAGCAATTTCTTCTCCCTTATTGAGTGGCTCGATTAAAGAAGCAAAAACCGTTATTTTTCATATAAAGGGAAGTAGCGATATGAGCTTGCAAGAAGTGAATACGGCGGCGGAAACAATCAATGAATATCTCAATGCTAAAGCTAATATAATGTTTGGCGCAGACATAGACGATCGGCTGCAAGATGAAGTGAGAGTAACCCTGATTGCGACTGGATTGGCGGGACGTTGATAATACCAAAGTACAATTTCCTCCTCAAGTTATAGGGCTAGTCATGTCTGAGGATAGAATACCTGCGAAAAACCGAACACTATTCTTAGAGAAGAACGTTTTAAGAGAGTGGAAATTATGACACCAAATAATCCTCAAGACAATCGCCAAGATCAGTATCTTAATGACCCTCAAGATAACCCTGGAACCCAAACAACTATACCAACCACAGAAGAGGGTGACACTCCCGTCGATGAAAGATATCGCATGACCGGTCAAGAATCCGGTACAGAAGTCCGTTCTGGCGCAGAACCTGAAGCTGCTGGCGGTAATGTCAAGGTGGTTGGCGCTCCCAATCAAGGAACTGACTCTCGTTAAAAAGTTTCGGCTCTTCCGCACTTTTCAGCGTGCAAATTTCGGTTTTTACGAAATAGGCATAGGGCATGGGGCGACGCAAAAGCCTTACATAGTAAGCTCTGTGTTCAAATCATAAGTTTTACCGATCGCACTGTGTACGGGAGAGCCAATGAAACTTCTAGATGGTGAAAAATACAACCATTTAGAAATAGTCAGACTGACTTGATAAGCCTGTAAATTAAACCGAAAACCTGCGGCTTTTAAATAATAAGGTCGCCGCTTCTGTGATGGTGAAATAATCTTTTTTCTTTGTGAGTAATCCAAGTGCGATCGCACTTGGATTACATTTTAAGCTTTTACGGTAAACTTTCTATTTAAGTCAGAATATATTTTTGTTGAATTTCCCGATATCGTTTGCATTCCCCACTTGGACAAACCTTACGTCTAGTGTAAAATGTCCAACTCAAAAGTTTGAGATTAGATCAAAATAGATTTGTAGGCTCTCCTTCCCTGTCTAACCTTGAGCAATCCGCAATCCTCCCAAACTAAATCAGAAGCTGCACGTCGCAGCAGCCGACAAGAATCCCACTTCAACCAGGCCCGTTCCAGTATCCGACGCGCCGTATCTGGATATTCCCCCAAAATCCGGGCGGCGTTGCGATCGGAAATGGAGACTTTGACGAATAGCCTGCAAAAATTAGACCAAGGCGTGATTCGCATTGCCGCTTTCGGTTTGGTCAGTCGCGGCAAATCAGCAGTTTTGAACGCCTTGCTGGGCCAAAAAATCCTGCAAACCGGGCCACTCCACGGCGTTACCCAGTGGCCCCGTTCTGTGCGGTGGACACCCGACAGCGGTGGCAAGGTACAGGTGGAATTAATCGATACACCGGGATTGGATGAAATTGAGGGACAAGCGCGGGCGAAAATGGCGCAGGAAGTGGCGCGGCAAGCAGATTTGATTTTGTTTGTCGTCGCTGGCGATATCACGCGCACGGAGTATCAAGCGTTATGCGAACTGCGACAAGCGCAAAAGCCGATAATTTTGGTATTTAACAAAATTGACCTTTATCCAGACCAAGATAGGCAAGCAATTTATCAGAATTTGCAACAACTGGGTGCCGGTAGCAGCGGTGGTAGGCGTCTGCAACAGTTACTATCTCCAGATGAAATCGTGATGGTGGCGGCGGAACCGGCAGCAGTGCAGGTGCGGGTGGAGTGGCCGGATGGTAAAGTTAGTTATGAGTGGGAATCGCCGTCAGCGCAGATAGATGAGTTAAAGGAAAAAATTCTCGCTATTCTAAATAGAGAAGGCCGATCGCTCCTAGCCCTCAACGCTTTAGTTCAGGCTAGAGAAGCGGAGACTGCTATGGCCAGTAAAATCTTGACATTACGCAACACAGACGCCGAAAAGTTGATTTGGCAGTTTACCAAGTATAAAGCTCTCGCTGTCGCTCTCAATCCGATCGCTGTTTTAGATATCCTGGGCGGAACAATCGCCGATTTAGCGCTCATCCGCGAGTTGGCGCGACTGTATAATTTGCCCATGACCAGTTACGAGGCTGGCAAATTATTAAAAACAATACTTTTGAGTGCTGGTGGTTTGCTGTTGGGTGAATTGGGTAGCAGTTTGCTGTTGGGATTTGGCAAGAGTGCGGCTGCTGTTGCTGGCGGTGAAAACCCAACTAATTTTACAGCATATGGAGGAGCTGCGATCGCCCAAGCAGGTGTCGCCGGTTATGGTGCTTACGCAGTCGGACGCGCCGCCCAGATATATTTAGAGCAAGGTTGCACCTGGGGACAATTAGGGCCAAACACAGTTATACAAGAAATTCTCACGCAAGTGGAACCCAGTACGATTCTGTATCGCCTGCGCCAGGAATTGCAGCAATAAATCTTTGTCCCCTTTATCCCCTGTTTTTTCTGCCTTTTGACTTTTAAGATTGTATTTGTGAAGAGTCAGCAGAATCGCTAGCCATCCCTAATTCAGCCTCGGCGCGACTCAACATCGCATCCTGAACGTGTTGGCTTTCTTGACGCTGCTGCGCCATTTGCTGTCGCGCTTGTTCCTCAGTGCTGGAGTTGGCCAAGTTATTTGCCTCTGTTTCAGCACGACTCAACATCACATCCTGAACGTGTTGGCTTTCTTGACGCTGCTGCGCCATCCGTTCCCTAGCTTGTTCTTCAGTATTCATGGTGTGAACCTCTGTGGGAGCTATACTTTTCTTTCTAGCACGGCTCGTACCGAAAAATCTTTTTTGTTTTCAATTTTTAATTTTTAATCGTCAAAGCCCTTTCCGCCATTTGGATCAGTTTCTGGGTACTTTTACTGTGATTTACGCTCAACCGAGGTATCTGATAATTGCTTCTCAACCAACCTATTTTAAACATTCTGCTGTTGTACAAATACCCCGATAGATAGTACTTAGAAACATACTCTTCTACTTTTTTATTAGAAGCGCCATAGGGATATGCTATGTGAGACGCCACTGTTTTATTTGGGTCTAAGTCTTGAGTAC
It includes:
- a CDS encoding GTP-binding protein, which translates into the protein MSNPQSSQTKSEAARRSSRQESHFNQARSSIRRAVSGYSPKIRAALRSEMETLTNSLQKLDQGVIRIAAFGLVSRGKSAVLNALLGQKILQTGPLHGVTQWPRSVRWTPDSGGKVQVELIDTPGLDEIEGQARAKMAQEVARQADLILFVVAGDITRTEYQALCELRQAQKPIILVFNKIDLYPDQDRQAIYQNLQQLGAGSSGGRRLQQLLSPDEIVMVAAEPAAVQVRVEWPDGKVSYEWESPSAQIDELKEKILAILNREGRSLLALNALVQAREAETAMASKILTLRNTDAEKLIWQFTKYKALAVALNPIAVLDILGGTIADLALIRELARLYNLPMTSYEAGKLLKTILLSAGGLLLGELGSSLLLGFGKSAAAVAGGENPTNFTAYGGAAIAQAGVAGYGAYAVGRAAQIYLEQGCTWGQLGPNTVIQEILTQVEPSTILYRLRQELQQ
- the ftsZ gene encoding cell division protein FtsZ; translated protein: MSTQRNWLQITEYISIAASAVGTVAAGVTGQVAAAAAPLTVALSLNTINRQRLQQEMYQDTSSAIGELHQTVRSLHQEVQALPDQTLSPISQSLSELENLTQTLTNRQQELSEQFQARSETQAIQQLEKSLQLLTEQFREQLTVLGLRIDNLPIPEAVDLTGIEREITNLHAQLEELNEQFDSRPEVAGLAKMQQDTSSAITQLYHIFESLHQQVEALPEQTLNTIGQSLSKLENFTQSLAEGQEELAQQFQKRPEIEEIAGITEELNAVMLLLSDRSAIEEDIANIRLRLDALSEQLSARPETPAPPQVGEESAIAKRLEEDITNLRLQLENLTRQFRSRPELEALPQMRQEIDRTSEQLHQITQNHLASLSEQVEILTQQLSAGPEVEGLPQIQQEISSASAQMRKMEAEIVFLSRQFENITQNLNSTEDTKIEALPQMQAEIRTASDRVRQMEGEIVSFRTQLENLIENFNSRREIEVLPQMQADMRTASDRVSAMQAEIAAFRTQLENLVENFNSSREIEILPQMSADTNSASDRVSAMQAEIAAFRTQLENLIENFNSRGEIEVLAQPEQETSTEIERLNQVETELANWRSQLENLVQQFNSRPEAELLPQVQQGMSSTIAHFRQIQVEILSVRRQFDALTRNFNSRPEIEALPQVREETNNAIAQLVKMQAEITNFRAQLDALNQKFSDRTEITALTQVQQETRRAIEQLNRQLQGEISNLRVQIDDISEQLAARPEVAVIAEMQQESSSAIALLNQQLQGEIGNLRSQIDDLTDQLSNKSEEVEVVEVRQESKSAIALLNQQLQGEIGNLRSQIDDLTDQLSNKSEEVEVAEIRQESQSAIALLNEQLQGEIGNLRFQIDDLVEQVSDKSEAAALAEIQQNTNSAIDQLNQQLQGEIINLRSGLNDLNQQFSSRPEVEAIANLSEALAAIQPPQIEDWPHIKIKVIGVGGAGEKAINRAMASRLIGVEFLCINTDAQELAQSFAPNILQIGQNLTQGMSAGADPTTGEQAAKESRQEIAAAIEQSDIVFIVAGMGGGTGTGAAPIIAEIAKEKGALTVGIVTLPFVHEGRRRIEKANEGIADLQNKADVLIAITIDKVLTTISEWTPIKEAFRVVDDLLCQAVEAISDIINVPGLVNVDFGNLRKAIASSGIAQIGIGQGSGKSRAKSAAMAAISSPLLSGSIKEAKTVIFHIKGSSDMSLQEVNTAAETINEYLNAKANIMFGADIDDRLQDEVRVTLIATGLAGR